The proteins below come from a single Streptomyces sp. B3I8 genomic window:
- a CDS encoding ATP-binding protein, giving the protein MVTIEREDGDRTRDEEGRAAGGTGSIGPADGEGPVADGPPGAPHHEGVWRFTAPAVDASVPQARRAVRDLLARQRVPVSEDVADGLLLIVSELTTNAVRHAAVLSPTLAVEVAVGADWVRVSVEDRHPYRPTALEADHGRTGGRGLLLVREITREAGGVCDMAHTASGGKVIWATLPLRPLP; this is encoded by the coding sequence GTGGTGACAATCGAGCGCGAGGACGGCGACCGCACGAGGGACGAGGAGGGGCGCGCGGCCGGTGGTACCGGCAGCATCGGCCCCGCCGACGGGGAGGGCCCCGTGGCCGACGGACCCCCGGGGGCGCCGCACCACGAGGGCGTGTGGCGGTTCACCGCGCCCGCCGTGGACGCCTCGGTGCCGCAGGCCCGGCGGGCCGTACGGGACCTGCTGGCCCGGCAGCGGGTCCCGGTCTCCGAGGACGTGGCCGACGGGCTGCTGCTGATCGTCTCCGAGCTGACCACCAACGCCGTCCGGCACGCGGCGGTGCTCTCCCCGACGCTCGCCGTCGAGGTGGCCGTCGGCGCGGACTGGGTGCGCGTCTCCGTCGAGGACCGGCACCCCTACCGACCCACCGCCCTGGAGGCCGACCACGGGCGCACCGGAGGGCGCGGCCTGCTGCTCGTGCGCGAGATCACGCGGGAGGCGGGCGGAGTGTGCGACATGGCGCACACGGCGAGCGGCGGCAAGGTGATCTGGGCCACCCTGCCGCTGCGTCCGCTGCCGTGA
- the idi gene encoding isopentenyl-diphosphate Delta-isomerase, whose translation MAITPATATRSASNGTAEAIMLELVDEDGTTIGTAEKLAAHQPPGQLHRAFSVFLFDERGRLLLQQRALGKYHSPGVWSNTCCGHPYPEESPFAAAARRTYEELGVSPSLLAAAGTVRYNHPDPDSGLVEQEYNHLFVGLVQSPVRPDPEEVGATAFVTPAELTERHARDRFSAWFMTVLDAARPAVRELTGDSAGW comes from the coding sequence ATGGCGATCACACCTGCCACCGCGACGCGCAGTGCGTCGAACGGCACCGCGGAAGCGATCATGCTGGAGCTGGTGGACGAGGACGGCACCACGATCGGCACCGCGGAGAAGCTCGCCGCTCATCAGCCGCCGGGGCAGTTGCACCGGGCGTTCTCGGTGTTCCTCTTCGACGAGCGGGGCCGGCTGCTGCTCCAGCAGCGGGCGCTCGGCAAGTACCACTCCCCCGGCGTGTGGTCCAACACGTGCTGCGGGCACCCCTACCCCGAGGAGTCGCCCTTCGCGGCCGCGGCCCGGCGCACGTACGAGGAGCTCGGTGTCTCGCCCTCACTGCTCGCGGCGGCGGGCACCGTCCGCTACAACCACCCGGACCCGGACTCCGGCCTGGTCGAGCAGGAGTACAACCACCTCTTCGTGGGACTGGTGCAGTCGCCGGTGCGGCCGGATCCGGAGGAGGTGGGCGCGACCGCGTTCGTGACGCCCGCCGAGCTGACGGAGCGCCACGCGCGGGACCGCTTCTCCGCCTGGTTCATGACCGTGCTCGACGCGGCCCGGCCGGCGGTCAGGGAGCTGACGGGCGACTCGGCCGGCTGGTGA
- a CDS encoding phosphocholine cytidylyltransferase family protein, whose protein sequence is MIGLVLAAGAGRRLRPYTDTLPKALVPVGPEGAEESITVLDIALGNFAEIGLTEVAIIVGYAKEAIYERREALEEKYGLKITLIDNDKAEEWNNAYSLWCGRDAIKHSVILANGDTVHPVSVEKTLLAARGDGKKIILAVDTVKSLADEEMKVVVDPAKGMTKITKLMDPAEASGEYIGVTLIEGEAADELGDALKTVWETDPQQFYEHGYQELVNRGFRIDVAPIGDVQWVEIDNHDDLAKGREIACRY, encoded by the coding sequence ATGATCGGCCTCGTGCTGGCGGCCGGCGCCGGACGGCGTCTGCGCCCCTACACCGACACCCTGCCCAAGGCGCTGGTGCCGGTCGGACCCGAGGGCGCGGAGGAGAGCATCACGGTGCTGGACATCGCCCTCGGCAACTTCGCCGAGATCGGTCTGACCGAGGTCGCGATCATCGTCGGTTACGCCAAGGAGGCCATCTACGAGCGCCGTGAGGCCCTCGAGGAGAAGTACGGCCTGAAGATCACCCTGATCGACAACGACAAGGCCGAGGAGTGGAACAACGCCTACTCCCTGTGGTGCGGGCGTGACGCCATCAAGCACTCGGTGATCCTCGCCAACGGCGACACCGTGCACCCGGTCTCCGTCGAGAAGACCCTGCTGGCCGCCCGCGGCGACGGCAAGAAGATCATCCTCGCCGTCGACACCGTGAAGTCGCTGGCCGACGAGGAGATGAAGGTCGTCGTCGACCCCGCCAAGGGCATGACGAAGATCACCAAGCTGATGGACCCGGCCGAGGCGTCCGGCGAGTACATCGGCGTCACCCTCATCGAGGGCGAGGCCGCCGACGAGCTCGGCGACGCGCTGAAGACGGTCTGGGAGACCGACCCGCAGCAGTTCTACGAGCACGGCTACCAGGAGCTCGTCAACCGGGGCTTCCGGATCGACGTCGCGCCCATCGGTGACGTCCAGTGGGTCGAGATCGACAACCACGACGACCTCGCCAAGGGACGTGAGATCGCGTGCCGGTACTGA
- a CDS encoding Tex family protein, which translates to MTTAGATGAGSIEGRIAEELGVRERQVKAAVELLDSGSTVPFIARYRKEATEMLDDAQLRTLEERLRYLRELEERRTAVLESVREQGKLTDDLRARILGAETKARLEDIYLPYKPKRRTKAQIAREAGLEPLAEGLLGDPSVEPLAAATAFVDADKGVADPQAALDGARAILTERFSEDADLIGELRERMWVRGRLTAKVRDGKEEAGAKFADYFDFAEPFTELPSHRILAMLRGEKEEVLDLVLEPEEPAGTPSAPSSYEGIVASRFGIADHGRPADKWLKDTVRWAWRTRILVHLGIDLRLRLRTAAEDEAVRVFAANLRDLLLAAPAGTRATLGLDPGFRTGVKVAVVDATGKVVATDVIHPHVPANRWDEALAKLARLAKSHAVELIAIGNGTASRETDKLAGELIAKHPELNLTKVMVSEAGASVYSASAFASQELPDMDVSLRGAVSIARRLQDPLAELVKIDPKSIGVGQYQHDLSEVKLSRSLDAVVEDCVNGVGVDVNTASAPLLARVSGITSGLAENIVTHRDTNGPFTSRAQLKNVARLGPKAYEQCAGFLRIRGGQDPLDASSVHPEAYPVVRRMVKTVGSEVAALIGNTGVLRSLRPQEFVDDTFGLPTVTDILKELEKPGRDPRPAFRTAVFKDGVEKISDLSSGMVLEGVVTNVAAFGAFVDVGVHQDGLVHVSAMSKTFVKDPRDVVKPGDIVKVKVLDIDIPRKRIALTLRLDDEAGAAASGAGGGRPQRSGGRAPQPRQGGGGRGAGRGAGAGASRQAPAPANSAMADALRRAGLANPKGR; encoded by the coding sequence GTGACGACAGCCGGGGCCACTGGGGCAGGGTCGATCGAGGGCAGGATCGCCGAGGAGCTCGGCGTGCGGGAGCGGCAGGTGAAGGCCGCGGTGGAACTGCTCGACAGCGGTTCGACCGTGCCGTTCATCGCCCGCTACCGCAAGGAAGCCACCGAGATGCTCGACGACGCGCAACTGCGCACGCTCGAGGAGCGGCTGCGGTATCTGCGCGAGCTGGAGGAGCGGCGCACCGCGGTCCTGGAGTCGGTGCGTGAGCAGGGGAAACTCACCGACGACCTCCGGGCGCGCATCCTCGGCGCCGAGACCAAGGCGCGGCTGGAGGACATCTACCTCCCGTACAAGCCGAAGCGCCGCACCAAGGCGCAGATCGCCCGCGAGGCGGGTCTGGAGCCGCTGGCGGAGGGGCTGCTCGGGGATCCGTCGGTCGAGCCGCTCGCCGCGGCCACCGCGTTCGTGGACGCGGACAAGGGTGTCGCCGATCCGCAGGCCGCGCTGGACGGCGCCCGGGCGATCCTGACCGAGCGGTTCTCCGAGGACGCCGACCTCATCGGCGAGCTGCGCGAGCGCATGTGGGTGCGCGGCCGGCTGACCGCCAAGGTGCGGGACGGCAAGGAGGAGGCGGGCGCCAAGTTCGCCGACTACTTCGACTTCGCCGAGCCGTTCACGGAGCTGCCCTCGCACCGGATCCTGGCGATGCTGCGTGGCGAGAAGGAGGAGGTCCTCGATCTCGTCCTGGAGCCGGAGGAGCCCGCCGGGACCCCTTCGGCGCCGTCGTCGTACGAGGGCATCGTCGCGTCGCGGTTCGGGATCGCCGACCATGGCCGGCCCGCCGACAAGTGGCTGAAGGACACCGTCCGTTGGGCCTGGCGCACACGCATCCTCGTGCACCTCGGCATCGACCTGCGGCTGCGGCTGCGGACGGCCGCCGAGGACGAGGCGGTACGGGTCTTCGCGGCCAACCTGCGCGATCTGCTGCTCGCCGCCCCGGCCGGCACCCGCGCCACGCTGGGTCTGGACCCCGGGTTCCGTACGGGCGTGAAGGTGGCGGTGGTGGACGCGACGGGCAAGGTGGTCGCGACCGACGTCATCCACCCGCACGTGCCGGCCAACCGCTGGGACGAGGCGCTGGCGAAACTGGCGCGGCTCGCGAAGAGCCACGCGGTCGAGCTGATCGCGATCGGCAACGGCACGGCGTCCCGCGAGACCGACAAGCTCGCCGGTGAACTGATCGCCAAGCACCCGGAGTTGAACCTCACGAAGGTGATGGTGTCGGAGGCGGGCGCGTCGGTGTACTCGGCGTCGGCCTTCGCCTCGCAGGAGCTGCCGGACATGGACGTGTCGCTGCGCGGCGCCGTCTCCATCGCGCGCCGGCTGCAGGACCCGCTGGCCGAGCTGGTGAAGATCGACCCCAAGTCGATCGGCGTCGGCCAGTACCAGCACGACCTGTCCGAGGTGAAGTTGTCGCGGTCGCTGGACGCGGTGGTGGAGGACTGTGTGAACGGCGTGGGCGTGGACGTCAACACGGCCTCCGCGCCGCTGCTGGCCCGCGTCTCCGGCATCACCTCCGGCCTCGCCGAGAACATCGTCACGCACCGCGACACCAACGGCCCGTTCACCTCCCGCGCGCAGCTCAAGAACGTGGCGCGGCTCGGCCCGAAGGCGTACGAGCAGTGCGCGGGCTTCCTGCGCATCCGCGGCGGCCAGGACCCGCTGGACGCGTCCAGCGTGCACCCGGAGGCGTACCCCGTGGTGCGGCGGATGGTGAAGACGGTGGGCAGCGAGGTGGCCGCGCTGATCGGCAACACGGGCGTACTGCGGTCGCTGCGGCCGCAGGAGTTCGTCGACGACACGTTCGGTCTGCCGACGGTGACCGACATCCTCAAGGAGCTGGAGAAGCCGGGCCGCGACCCCCGCCCGGCCTTCAGGACGGCCGTCTTCAAGGACGGTGTGGAGAAGATCTCCGACCTGTCCTCCGGGATGGTCCTGGAGGGTGTGGTGACGAACGTGGCGGCGTTCGGGGCGTTCGTGGACGTCGGTGTGCACCAGGACGGTCTGGTGCACGTGTCGGCGATGTCGAAGACGTTCGTGAAGGACCCGCGGGACGTGGTGAAGCCCGGCGACATCGTGAAGGTGAAGGTGCTGGACATCGACATCCCGCGCAAGCGGATCGCGTTGACGCTGCGGCTGGACGACGAGGCGGGGGCGGCCGCGTCGGGCGCGGGCGGCGGACGCCCTCAGCGGAGTGGCGGGCGGGCGCCGCAGCCGCGTCAGGGGGGCGGCGGGCGCGGTGCCGGCCGCGGGGCCGGTGCCGGTGCTTCCCGGCAGGCGCCTGCCCCGGCCAACAGTGCGATGGCGGATGCCTTGCGGCGGGCCGGGCTCGCGAACCCCAAGGGGCGGTGA
- a CDS encoding GlxA family transcriptional regulator: MRNVLVVLFDGVQSLDVTGPVEVFAGAEQHTPGTYRVTTASLDGAPVRTSSGLTLVPDGTLADAPDPDTLLVPGGKSTRAPDPALLDWLHRHGPRAGRLVSVCTGALLLAGAGLLEGRRATTHWAYCERLARDHPGIDVDPDPIYVRDGHIATSAGVTSGIDLTLALVEEDLGREAALTVARHLVVFLRRPGGQAQFSAQLAAQTARRDPLREVQQWITEHPADDLGVDALAARARLSPRHFARAFRAETGMTPGRYVDRVRLEHARRLLEDNTGGVEEISRASGYGTPEAMRRAFVRTLGTAPAEYRRRFRPLPRPEPPPSPASLSSSSSPASQSSSPSSV, encoded by the coding sequence ATGCGAAACGTCCTGGTCGTCCTCTTCGACGGTGTGCAGAGCCTCGACGTCACCGGCCCGGTGGAGGTCTTCGCGGGCGCCGAGCAGCACACCCCGGGGACGTACCGCGTCACCACGGCCTCCCTGGACGGTGCCCCCGTGCGCACCTCCTCCGGCCTCACCCTCGTCCCCGACGGCACCCTCGCCGACGCCCCCGACCCGGACACCCTGCTCGTTCCCGGCGGCAAGAGCACCCGCGCCCCCGACCCCGCCCTGCTCGACTGGCTGCACCGCCACGGACCCCGGGCCGGCCGCCTGGTCTCCGTCTGCACCGGCGCCCTGCTGCTCGCCGGCGCGGGCCTGCTGGAGGGGCGCCGGGCCACCACCCACTGGGCGTACTGCGAACGGCTCGCCCGCGACCACCCCGGCATCGACGTCGACCCCGACCCCATCTACGTCCGCGACGGACACATCGCCACCTCCGCCGGCGTGACCTCCGGCATCGACCTGACGCTGGCCCTCGTCGAGGAGGACCTGGGGCGCGAGGCCGCGCTCACCGTCGCCCGCCACCTCGTCGTCTTCCTGCGCCGCCCCGGTGGCCAGGCCCAGTTCTCCGCCCAACTGGCGGCGCAGACCGCCCGGCGGGACCCGCTGCGGGAGGTCCAGCAGTGGATCACCGAGCATCCGGCCGACGACCTCGGTGTCGACGCCCTCGCGGCCCGCGCCCGGCTTTCGCCCCGCCACTTCGCCCGCGCCTTCCGGGCCGAGACCGGCATGACCCCCGGCCGCTACGTCGACCGGGTCCGCCTCGAACACGCCCGGCGCCTGCTGGAGGACAACACCGGCGGCGTGGAGGAGATCTCCCGTGCGAGCGGGTACGGCACACCCGAGGCGATGCGCCGCGCCTTCGTCAGGACGCTCGGCACGGCCCCGGCCGAATACCGCCGCCGTTTCCGCCCGCTGCCCCGCCCCGAGCCCCCGCCCTCACCTGCGTCACTCTCGTCCTCGTCCTCGCCGGCCTCCCAGTCCTCGTCGCCCTCGTCCGTGTGA
- a CDS encoding DJ-1/PfpI family protein, which produces MRIAIVLFDRFTALDAVGPYETLGRLPDAETVLVAERTGPVRNERGSLALVADRTLADVPRPDIVVVPGGPGQSAQMDNPVLLDWLRAADTTSTWTTSVCTGSLLLAAAGLLEGRRATSHWLALTELKRLGAEPTGERVVTDGKYVTAAGVSSGIDMGLTLLGRIAGDEHAQAVQLMTEYDPRPPYDAGSPEKAPAHLVERLRARSRFLQS; this is translated from the coding sequence ATGCGCATCGCCATCGTGCTCTTCGACCGCTTCACCGCCCTCGACGCCGTCGGCCCCTACGAGACCCTCGGCCGCCTCCCGGACGCCGAGACGGTCCTCGTCGCCGAGCGGACCGGACCCGTCCGCAACGAGCGCGGCAGCCTCGCGCTCGTCGCCGACCGGACCCTGGCCGACGTACCCCGCCCGGACATCGTCGTGGTACCCGGCGGACCCGGTCAGAGCGCGCAGATGGACAACCCGGTCCTTCTCGACTGGCTGCGCGCCGCCGACACCACCAGCACCTGGACGACCTCCGTCTGCACCGGCTCCCTGCTGCTGGCCGCGGCCGGACTGCTGGAGGGCCGCCGCGCCACCTCCCACTGGCTGGCGCTGACCGAGCTGAAGCGGCTCGGGGCCGAACCGACGGGGGAGCGGGTGGTCACCGACGGCAAGTACGTCACCGCCGCCGGGGTCTCCTCCGGCATCGACATGGGTCTCACCCTGCTCGGCCGGATCGCCGGCGACGAGCACGCCCAGGCCGTCCAGTTGATGACCGAGTACGACCCCCGGCCGCCCTACGACGCCGGATCCCCGGAGAAGGCCCCCGCCCACCTCGTCGAACGGCTGCGGGCCCGGAGCCGCTTCCTCCAGTCGTAG
- a CDS encoding LPFR motif small protein, with protein sequence MFRAIADVLRQIGGAVATVVTLPFRAVARLFGGASSSTRGA encoded by the coding sequence GTGTTCCGAGCGATCGCGGATGTGTTGCGGCAGATCGGTGGAGCGGTGGCGACCGTGGTGACGTTGCCGTTCCGGGCGGTGGCGCGGTTGTTCGGGGGCGCGTCCAGTAGTACGCGGGGGGCTTGA
- the galE gene encoding UDP-glucose 4-epimerase GalE translates to MTWLITGGAGYIGAHVVRAMTTANERVVVLDDLSAGIPDRLPADVPLVSGSSLDAPLLKRVLSEHAITGIVHLAARKQVGESVAEPARYYQENVGGLATLLDAAAGAGVERFVFSSSAAVYGNPDVDLITEDTPCAPVNPYGETKLAGEWLVRAAGRAHGIATVCLRYFNVAGAAEPALADTGVYNIVPMVLDRLTRGEAPRIFGDDYPTPDGTCVRDYIHVADLAEAHLAATRRLTAATSTGDLTLNIGRGEGVSVRELITLIGEVTGDSTPAVVEPRRPGDAPRAVASAARAARELDWRARRGVREMVESAWQGWLLHHPAVARR, encoded by the coding sequence ATGACCTGGCTGATCACCGGCGGAGCCGGTTACATCGGAGCGCACGTGGTCCGGGCCATGACCACCGCGAACGAACGCGTCGTCGTCCTGGACGACCTGTCGGCCGGGATCCCCGACCGCCTCCCCGCCGACGTCCCCCTCGTATCGGGGTCCTCGCTCGACGCCCCCCTCCTCAAGCGCGTGCTCTCCGAGCACGCGATCACCGGCATCGTCCACCTCGCCGCCCGCAAGCAGGTCGGCGAATCCGTGGCCGAGCCGGCCCGCTACTACCAGGAGAACGTCGGCGGCCTGGCCACCCTTCTGGACGCCGCCGCCGGCGCCGGGGTCGAGCGGTTCGTCTTCTCCTCCTCCGCCGCCGTCTACGGCAACCCCGACGTGGACCTCATCACGGAGGACACCCCCTGCGCCCCCGTGAACCCCTACGGCGAGACGAAGCTCGCCGGTGAGTGGCTGGTCCGGGCCGCCGGCCGGGCGCACGGCATCGCGACGGTCTGCCTGCGCTACTTCAACGTGGCGGGGGCCGCCGAGCCAGCCCTCGCGGACACCGGCGTGTACAACATCGTGCCCATGGTCCTGGACCGTCTCACCCGCGGCGAGGCCCCCCGGATCTTCGGCGACGACTACCCCACTCCGGACGGCACCTGCGTCCGTGACTACATCCATGTCGCGGACCTCGCCGAGGCGCATCTCGCCGCGACCCGGCGGCTGACCGCGGCGACCTCGACCGGCGACCTGACGCTGAACATCGGCCGCGGCGAGGGTGTCTCGGTGCGCGAACTGATCACCCTCATCGGCGAGGTCACCGGCGACAGCACACCGGCGGTCGTGGAACCGCGGCGCCCGGGCGACGCCCCGCGCGCCGTCGCGTCCGCCGCGCGCGCCGCGCGCGAACTGGACTGGCGCGCCCGGCGCGGGGTGCGCGAGATGGTGGAGTCGGCCTGGCAGGGCTGGCTCCTGCACCACCCGGCGGTGGCGCGCCGGTGA
- a CDS encoding enoyl-CoA hydratase/isomerase family protein — protein MEPRLLHRVTGAVATVVIHHPARRNAMTADMWRALPPLLDTLAADPAVRALVLTGEGGTFCAGADLTELRQSTAKTQELAVLAEEALAAFPGPTLAAVQGYCVGGGAQLAAACDLRFAEEGALFGVTPAKLGIVYPSSATRRLTALVGPATAKYLLYSGDLIDTGRALRTGLVDEVLPAGALRARVAEFTDVLAARSRLTQAAAKEFADGRTDRDAYWAAQARASGEAAEGVAAYVERREPRFAWLPAGPAVPGSPGPAPEPAPTPE, from the coding sequence ATGGAGCCTCGACTGCTGCACCGGGTGACCGGTGCGGTCGCCACCGTCGTCATCCACCATCCGGCCCGGCGGAACGCCATGACGGCCGACATGTGGCGGGCGCTCCCGCCGCTGCTCGACACCCTGGCCGCCGACCCCGCCGTACGCGCGCTGGTGCTGACCGGCGAGGGCGGGACGTTCTGCGCGGGCGCCGACCTCACGGAGCTGCGGCAGTCGACGGCGAAGACGCAGGAGCTCGCCGTCCTCGCCGAGGAGGCGCTGGCCGCCTTCCCCGGGCCGACGCTGGCCGCCGTGCAGGGGTACTGCGTGGGCGGCGGGGCGCAGCTCGCGGCCGCCTGCGATCTGCGGTTCGCCGAGGAGGGCGCGCTGTTCGGGGTGACGCCGGCCAAGCTGGGGATCGTCTACCCGTCCTCGGCCACCCGGCGGCTGACCGCGCTGGTGGGTCCGGCCACCGCCAAGTACCTGCTGTACTCGGGCGACTTGATCGACACCGGTCGGGCGCTGCGCACCGGCCTGGTCGACGAGGTGCTGCCGGCCGGCGCGCTGCGGGCGCGGGTGGCGGAGTTCACCGACGTCCTGGCCGCCCGCTCACGGCTCACCCAGGCCGCGGCGAAGGAGTTCGCCGACGGGCGCACGGACCGGGACGCGTACTGGGCCGCGCAGGCACGCGCGAGCGGTGAGGCCGCGGAGGGCGTCGCCGCGTACGTGGAGCGCCGGGAGCCGCGCTTCGCCTGGCTTCCGGCCGGCCCTGCCGTCCCGGGCAGCCCGGGACCGGCGCCCGAACCCGCGCCCACGCCCGAGTGA
- a CDS encoding DUF5941 domain-containing protein, with the protein MSTAILTGQPVPGSSLEGDLRSLGFDVRVASDIGDAEALLTTIPADQRVALVDARFVGHLHALRLGLTDPRFDAAALPGAVTARPAARQALARALAGTRAATTGAADPGGDTAPATATAVLDDLSDLPGRLAAALDADGVPVHRPELGSLVATVPADPQTRNEARQAVAAVDDEAVRLKSAVKSRDGFFTTYCISPYSRYLARWCARRGLTPNQVTTASLLTALIAAGCAATGTRPGFVAAGVLLIASFVLDCTDGQLARYSLQYSTLGAWLDATFDRAKEYAYYAGLALGAARYGGHDDVWALALGAMVLQTCRHVVDFSFNEANVGETGTAANSSPTASLSGRLDNVGWTVWLRRMIVLPIGERWAMIAVLTALTTPRLTFVVLLIGCALAALYTTSGRVLRSLTNKAPRAARATRALADLADAGPLTEALTPAVRRVPRGVAPFLAALGGALVVLAAALWGASWATAACAAVYVLTSAAAVARPLTGALDWLVPPFFRAAEYGTILVLAAKSEVNGALPAAFGLVAAVAYHHYDTVYRIRGNAGAPPRGLVRAIGGHDGRTLLVAVLAAALTATALPVALTVLAVAVALAVLAESIRFWVSAGAPAVHDEGETA; encoded by the coding sequence CTGTCGACCGCCATCCTCACCGGTCAGCCGGTACCCGGATCGTCGCTCGAGGGCGATCTGCGGTCCCTCGGCTTCGACGTGCGGGTCGCCTCGGACATCGGTGACGCCGAGGCCCTGCTCACCACCATCCCCGCCGACCAGCGCGTCGCCCTCGTCGACGCCCGCTTCGTGGGCCACCTGCACGCCCTGCGGCTCGGCCTCACCGACCCCCGCTTCGACGCCGCCGCCCTCCCGGGCGCCGTCACCGCGCGTCCCGCCGCGCGCCAGGCGCTCGCCCGCGCCCTGGCCGGCACCCGCGCGGCCACCACGGGAGCCGCCGACCCCGGTGGCGACACCGCCCCTGCCACCGCCACGGCCGTACTCGACGACCTGTCCGACCTCCCCGGCCGTCTCGCCGCCGCACTCGACGCCGACGGCGTCCCCGTGCACCGCCCCGAGCTCGGCTCGCTCGTCGCCACCGTCCCCGCCGATCCGCAGACCCGCAACGAGGCCCGGCAGGCCGTCGCCGCCGTCGACGACGAGGCGGTCCGGCTGAAGTCCGCCGTGAAGTCCCGCGACGGGTTCTTCACCACCTACTGCATCAGCCCCTACTCCCGCTACCTCGCCCGCTGGTGCGCCCGCCGTGGCCTGACCCCCAACCAGGTCACCACCGCCTCCCTGCTCACCGCGCTGATCGCGGCCGGCTGCGCGGCCACCGGCACCCGCCCCGGCTTCGTCGCCGCCGGTGTCCTGCTGATCGCCTCGTTCGTCCTGGACTGCACCGACGGCCAGCTCGCCCGCTACTCGCTGCAGTACTCCACGCTCGGCGCCTGGCTCGACGCCACCTTCGACCGGGCCAAGGAGTACGCCTACTACGCGGGCCTCGCCCTCGGCGCCGCCCGCTACGGCGGCCACGACGACGTATGGGCGCTCGCGCTCGGCGCGATGGTCCTGCAGACCTGCCGGCACGTCGTCGACTTCTCCTTCAACGAGGCGAACGTCGGGGAAACCGGCACCGCCGCCAACAGCAGTCCCACCGCCTCCCTCTCCGGACGGCTCGACAACGTCGGCTGGACGGTCTGGCTGCGCCGCATGATCGTGCTGCCGATCGGCGAGCGCTGGGCCATGATCGCCGTGCTCACCGCCCTCACCACGCCCCGCCTCACCTTCGTCGTGCTGCTGATCGGCTGCGCCCTCGCCGCCCTCTACACCACCTCCGGCCGCGTCCTGCGCTCGCTGACCAACAAGGCACCCCGCGCCGCACGCGCCACCCGCGCGCTGGCCGACCTCGCCGACGCCGGACCGCTCACCGAGGCGCTGACCCCGGCCGTGCGCCGGGTCCCCCGCGGCGTCGCGCCCTTCCTCGCCGCCCTCGGCGGTGCCCTGGTCGTGCTCGCCGCCGCCCTGTGGGGCGCGAGCTGGGCCACCGCGGCGTGCGCCGCCGTCTACGTGCTCACCTCCGCGGCCGCCGTCGCACGCCCCCTGACCGGTGCGCTCGACTGGCTCGTCCCGCCCTTCTTCCGGGCCGCCGAATACGGCACGATCCTCGTGCTCGCGGCGAAATCAGAGGTGAACGGAGCGTTGCCGGCGGCCTTCGGGCTGGTTGCGGCGGTCGCCTACCATCACTACGACACGGTGTACCGCATCCGCGGCAACGCCGGCGCGCCCCCGCGCGGGCTGGTGCGGGCGATCGGGGGGCACGACGGCAGGACACTGCTCGTCGCCGTCCTCGCCGCGGCCCTCACCGCCACCGCTCTTCCCGTCGCGCTCACGGTCCTGGCCGTGGCCGTGGCACTCGCGGTGCTCGCCGAGAGCATCCGCTTCTGGGTCTCCGCAGGAGCACCCGCCGTACACGATGAAGGAGAAACCGCATGA